One stretch of Actinacidiphila sp. DG2A-62 DNA includes these proteins:
- a CDS encoding MFS transporter, giving the protein MYLSESRRGTPAAPAPEAASPSPVTPAATPPAAGTGTAADTGTAAGGRRAGTAVGATVLALGTVSLVTDISSEMVTAVLPLYLVTGLGLSPLGFGLLDGVYNGFSALVRLVGGHLADRGGRHKAVAAAGYGLSALCKPLLLAVHTLPLIGAVLAADRTGKGLRTAPRDAMISLSAPPERRGRAFGVHRAMDTTGALLGPLAAFLILRQAADGYDAVFTVSFCVAAAGVVVLLLFVPARASGLGSARREAERPSLRAAAALLNRRELRGLTLCAVALGLATVSDSFVYLLLQRRLGVPDRWFALLPLGTAAAFLLLAVPLGRWADRVGRWRVFVGGHVALLLAYGLLLSSLRAGVLPYAVLALHGAFYAATDGVLMAAAAGSVPAALRSSGLALVQTGQAAARFVCSLGFGAAWTAWGDRSALSGAAVALVVSVALALALRPREGGGAPGTIRGAART; this is encoded by the coding sequence ATGTACCTCAGCGAGAGCCGCCGCGGCACTCCCGCGGCGCCCGCGCCGGAGGCGGCGTCCCCGTCCCCGGTCACGCCCGCGGCCACGCCCCCGGCGGCGGGCACGGGCACGGCCGCGGACACGGGCACGGCCGCGGGCGGGCGCCGCGCGGGCACGGCCGTCGGCGCCACCGTGCTGGCGCTGGGCACGGTCAGCCTGGTCACCGACATCTCCTCGGAGATGGTCACCGCGGTGCTGCCGCTGTACCTGGTGACCGGGCTCGGCCTGTCCCCGCTCGGCTTCGGCCTGCTGGACGGCGTGTACAACGGTTTCAGCGCGCTGGTCCGGCTGGTCGGCGGCCACCTCGCCGACCGCGGCGGCCGGCACAAGGCGGTGGCCGCGGCCGGCTACGGCCTGTCGGCGCTGTGCAAGCCGCTGCTGCTGGCCGTGCACACCCTGCCGCTGATCGGCGCGGTGCTCGCGGCGGACCGCACCGGCAAGGGGCTGCGCACCGCGCCGCGCGACGCCATGATCTCCCTGTCCGCCCCGCCCGAGCGGCGCGGCCGCGCCTTCGGCGTGCACCGTGCGATGGACACCACCGGCGCCCTGCTCGGCCCGCTCGCCGCCTTCCTGATCCTGCGTCAGGCGGCGGACGGCTACGACGCGGTGTTCACGGTGAGCTTCTGCGTCGCGGCTGCGGGCGTGGTGGTGCTGCTGCTCTTCGTCCCGGCGCGGGCGTCCGGCCTCGGGTCCGCCCGGCGGGAGGCCGAACGCCCGTCGCTGCGGGCCGCGGCGGCCCTGCTGAACCGGCGCGAGCTGCGCGGACTCACGCTGTGCGCGGTGGCGTTGGGCCTGGCGACGGTCAGTGACTCGTTCGTCTACCTACTGCTGCAGCGCCGGCTCGGCGTGCCCGACCGCTGGTTCGCGCTGCTGCCGCTCGGCACCGCGGCGGCCTTCCTGCTGCTGGCCGTGCCGCTCGGCCGCTGGGCGGACCGGGTGGGCCGCTGGCGGGTCTTCGTCGGCGGCCATGTCGCGCTGCTGCTCGCGTACGGGCTGCTGCTGTCGTCGCTGCGCGCGGGCGTGCTCCCGTACGCCGTGCTGGCGCTGCACGGCGCCTTCTACGCCGCGACGGACGGCGTGCTGATGGCCGCGGCGGCCGGTTCCGTGCCGGCGGCGCTGCGGTCCAGCGGGCTCGCGCTGGTGCAGACCGGTCAGGCGGCGGCCCGTTTCGTCTGCTCGCTCGGCTTCGGCGCGGCGTGGACGGCGTGGGGCGACCGCTCGGCGCTGAGCGGGGCCGCGGTCGCGCTGGTGGTGAGCGTGGCGCTGGCGCTGGCGCTGCGGCCGCGCGAGGGCGGGGGCGCGCCGGGGACGATCCGGGGGGCTGCGCGCACATGA
- a CDS encoding glutamine synthetase family protein encodes MDKQQEFVLRTLEERDIRFVRLWFTDVLGYLKSVAVAPAELEQAFDEGIGFDGSAIEGFARVYESDMIAKPDPGTFQVLPWRAEAPGTARMFCDILMPDGSPSYADPRYVLKRALAKTSDLGFTFYTHPEIEFYLLKDKPLDSGRPTPADNSGYFDHTPQNVGMDFRRQAITMLESMGISVEFSHHEGAPGQQEIDLRYADALSTADNIMTFRLVMKQVALEQGVHATFMPKPFSEHPGSGMHSHLSLFEGDRNAFYESGAEFQLSKVGRSFIAGLLRYAGEISAVTNQWVNSYKRIWGGSQRTAGAGGEAPSYICWGHNNRSALIRVPMYKPGKTGSTRVEVRSLDSGANPYLSYAVLLAAGMKGIQEGLELPAGADDDVWALSDAERRALGIEPLPQNLGEAIALMERSELVAETLGEHVFDFFLRNKKQEWEEYRSEVTAFELRKNLPVL; translated from the coding sequence ATGGACAAGCAGCAGGAGTTCGTTCTCCGCACCCTGGAGGAGCGCGACATCCGCTTCGTTCGGCTGTGGTTCACCGACGTGCTCGGCTATCTGAAGTCGGTCGCGGTCGCCCCCGCCGAGCTGGAGCAGGCGTTCGACGAGGGGATCGGCTTCGACGGCTCGGCGATCGAGGGCTTCGCCCGGGTGTACGAGTCGGACATGATCGCCAAGCCGGACCCGGGCACGTTCCAGGTGCTGCCCTGGCGCGCCGAGGCGCCCGGCACCGCGCGGATGTTCTGCGACATCCTGATGCCCGACGGCTCGCCCTCCTACGCCGACCCGCGCTACGTCCTCAAGCGGGCCCTGGCCAAGACCTCCGACCTGGGCTTCACCTTCTACACGCACCCGGAGATCGAGTTCTACCTGCTCAAGGACAAGCCGCTGGACAGCGGCCGGCCGACCCCTGCGGACAACTCCGGCTACTTCGACCACACCCCGCAGAACGTCGGCATGGACTTCCGCCGCCAGGCCATCACGATGCTGGAGTCGATGGGCATCTCGGTGGAGTTCTCGCACCACGAGGGCGCGCCCGGCCAGCAGGAGATCGACCTGCGGTACGCCGACGCGCTGTCCACCGCCGACAACATCATGACGTTCCGCCTGGTCATGAAGCAGGTCGCGCTGGAGCAGGGGGTGCACGCGACGTTCATGCCCAAGCCGTTCTCCGAGCACCCCGGCTCCGGCATGCACTCGCACCTGTCGCTCTTCGAGGGCGATCGCAACGCGTTCTACGAGTCCGGCGCGGAGTTCCAGCTCTCCAAGGTCGGCCGCTCCTTCATCGCGGGACTGCTGCGCTACGCGGGCGAGATCTCCGCGGTCACCAACCAGTGGGTGAACTCCTACAAGCGGATCTGGGGCGGTTCGCAGCGCACCGCCGGCGCGGGCGGCGAGGCCCCCTCGTACATCTGCTGGGGCCACAACAACCGCTCGGCGCTGATTCGGGTGCCGATGTACAAGCCCGGCAAGACCGGCTCGACCCGCGTCGAGGTCCGCTCGCTGGACTCCGGCGCCAACCCCTACCTGTCCTACGCCGTCCTCCTCGCGGCCGGCATGAAGGGCATCCAGGAGGGCCTGGAACTGCCCGCCGGCGCCGACGACGACGTGTGGGCCCTGTCCGACGCGGAGCGCCGCGCCCTGGGCATCGAGCCCCTCCCGCAGAACCTCGGCGAGGCGATCGCCCTGATGGAGCGCAGCGAACTGGTCGCCGAGACCCTCGGGGAGCACGTCTTCGACTTCTTCCTGCGCAACAAGAAGCAGGAGTGGGAGGAGTACCGCTCCGAGGTCACGGCCTTCGAGCTGCGGAAGAACCTGCCGGTGCTGTAG
- a CDS encoding nuclear transport factor 2 family protein: MLAALALVVAAAVAAAWGGWAWYSAAHDDDAAFARARDTVLAAGEQAVQNMNTLDHGDVDHGLDVWESSTTGELHSQLVQGRADFVKEVRQAQTVSTAKVLSGAVTELDTRAGKASVMVALRITVRAPKGGPSVKESRMLGELTRTPAGWKLSALGQAPLGDSADTAADSSAGSGADSGTGQPSPGR, translated from the coding sequence GTGCTGGCCGCCCTCGCCCTCGTCGTGGCCGCCGCGGTCGCCGCCGCGTGGGGCGGCTGGGCGTGGTACTCGGCCGCGCACGACGACGACGCGGCGTTCGCCCGCGCCCGGGACACCGTGCTGGCCGCGGGCGAACAGGCCGTGCAGAACATGAACACCCTCGACCACGGCGACGTCGACCACGGCCTGGACGTGTGGGAGTCCAGCACTACCGGCGAACTGCACTCCCAACTCGTCCAGGGCCGCGCCGACTTCGTCAAGGAAGTGCGGCAGGCGCAGACGGTGAGCACCGCGAAGGTGCTGTCCGGCGCGGTCACCGAGCTGGACACGAGGGCGGGCAAGGCCAGCGTGATGGTAGCGCTGCGGATCACCGTGCGGGCGCCGAAGGGCGGGCCGTCGGTGAAGGAGAGCCGGATGCTCGGCGAGCTGACCCGCACCCCGGCGGGCTGGAAGCTCAGCGCCCTGGGCCAGGCCCCCCTCGGCGACAGCGCGGACACCGCAGCCGACTCCAGCGCCGGCTCCGGTGCCGATTCCGGAACAGGTCAGCCGTCCCCGGGCCGGTAG
- a CDS encoding MlaD family protein yields MLTRTTVAKNIAFLLVAVLVLGYIGVRYADLGRYVGLSGYYDVKVELPEAGGLFKHADVTYRGVSVGRVGDVSLTDRGVEATLRIDDSAPRIPSRLKAVVADLSAVGEEYVDLRPSTDQGPFLHDGSRIAAADASVPAPVTDLLTSVDSLAGSVPLDSLRTVVDEFGQAFDGQATNLQSLLDNSSAFVSAADANLPVDTQLMVDGQTVLRTQAEEGDAIRSFAANASQLAARLDSSDADLRRLIAATPEAAGQVSALLRDVGPDLSVVLANLLTTSDVAVTRQHGIQEFLVKVPAVVAAGSTAVTAQGVNFGMAVTFFSPLPCTSGYGGTVYRNGLDTSAPATALNTAARCTSPASSGRDVRGSAHAPSGGGVPEPAQPGSVLPTSTTATTGTSSSAAGTSGTSGTSNASGAQAARSAAAPALPGALGLPALPSAAPTTLAGLLGLGDTP; encoded by the coding sequence ATGCTGACGAGGACCACCGTCGCCAAGAACATCGCCTTCCTGCTCGTCGCCGTCCTCGTGCTCGGCTACATCGGGGTGCGCTACGCCGACCTCGGCCGCTACGTCGGGCTCAGCGGCTACTACGACGTGAAGGTCGAACTCCCCGAGGCGGGCGGCCTGTTCAAGCACGCCGACGTCACCTACCGCGGCGTCTCGGTGGGCCGCGTCGGCGATGTGTCGCTCACCGACCGGGGCGTCGAGGCCACCTTGCGGATCGACGACTCCGCGCCACGCATCCCCAGCCGCCTCAAGGCCGTGGTCGCCGACCTGTCCGCGGTCGGCGAGGAGTACGTCGACCTGCGGCCGAGCACCGACCAGGGCCCCTTCCTGCACGACGGCTCACGGATCGCCGCGGCCGACGCGAGCGTGCCCGCGCCCGTCACCGACCTGCTCACCAGCGTCGACAGCCTGGCCGGTTCGGTGCCGCTGGACAGCCTGCGCACGGTCGTCGACGAGTTCGGCCAGGCCTTCGACGGGCAGGCGACCAACCTCCAGTCGCTGCTGGACAACAGCAGCGCGTTCGTCTCCGCCGCCGACGCCAACCTGCCCGTCGACACCCAGCTGATGGTCGACGGGCAGACCGTGCTGCGCACCCAGGCCGAGGAGGGCGACGCGATCAGGTCCTTCGCCGCCAACGCCAGTCAGCTGGCCGCGCGACTCGACTCCTCCGACGCCGACCTGCGCCGGCTGATCGCCGCGACGCCCGAGGCCGCGGGCCAGGTCAGCGCGCTGCTGCGGGACGTCGGCCCCGACCTGAGCGTGGTGCTCGCCAACCTGCTCACCACCTCCGACGTCGCGGTCACCCGGCAGCACGGCATCCAGGAGTTCCTGGTCAAGGTGCCCGCCGTGGTCGCGGCAGGCTCCACCGCGGTCACCGCGCAGGGCGTCAACTTCGGGATGGCCGTCACCTTCTTCTCACCGCTGCCGTGCACCTCCGGCTACGGCGGCACCGTCTACCGCAACGGGCTGGACACCAGCGCGCCGGCCACGGCCCTCAACACCGCCGCGCGCTGCACCTCCCCGGCCTCCTCCGGCCGCGACGTCCGCGGCTCGGCGCACGCACCGAGCGGCGGCGGGGTGCCGGAACCGGCGCAGCCCGGCTCGGTCCTGCCGACGTCCACCACGGCGACGACGGGCACGTCCTCCAGCGCCGCCGGCACATCCGGTACATCCGGTACGTCCAACGCGTCCGGCGCGCAGGCGGCGCGGTCCGCCGCCGCACCCGCACTCCCCGGCGCGCTGGGCCTTCCCGCGCTGCCGTCCGCCGCCCCGACCACGCTCGCGGGCCTCCTCGGTCTGGGGGACACGCCATGA
- a CDS encoding MCE family protein → MTRTTARARIATAAAGAAALGLALTGCGFGGVQDIPLPGGADLGAHPYTVKARFADVLDLVPQASVRVNDVAVGRVTGISLADDHGKGTADRAGWQAVVTMKVNGKVVLPANAYAHLEQSSLLGEKYIELSGPPTGESAGGRLRAGDVIPIARTNRNPEVEEVFGALSMLLNGGGIQQLKTISTQLNAALTGNEPQIRDMLTQVNTLVGDLDTHKQDITDALDGVNQLSATLAARDRQIGTVLTGLSPGLKVLEQQRGSLVTMLRSLDTLSGVAVDTVNRSKDDMVADLKALAPTLQRLADSGKDLPDSLQVLVTYPFTDEVLNGVKGDYLNVYLDMTAAPGTRIVPALQPDDSTYPGVGPTPTPTDAPAAKKQGGLPLPLPSVTTTEGR, encoded by the coding sequence ATGACGCGCACGACGGCCCGGGCCCGTATCGCGACCGCCGCCGCCGGCGCCGCGGCCCTCGGACTCGCCCTGACCGGCTGCGGTTTCGGCGGCGTGCAGGACATCCCGCTGCCCGGCGGCGCCGACCTCGGCGCCCACCCCTACACCGTCAAGGCCCGGTTCGCCGACGTGCTGGACCTGGTCCCGCAGGCGTCGGTACGCGTCAACGACGTCGCGGTCGGCCGGGTCACCGGCATCAGCCTGGCCGACGACCACGGCAAGGGGACGGCGGACCGGGCGGGTTGGCAGGCCGTGGTGACCATGAAGGTCAACGGCAAGGTGGTGCTGCCGGCCAACGCCTACGCGCACCTGGAGCAGTCCAGCCTGCTCGGCGAGAAGTACATCGAGCTGTCCGGGCCGCCGACCGGCGAGAGCGCCGGCGGGCGGCTGCGCGCCGGCGACGTCATCCCGATCGCGCGGACCAACCGCAACCCCGAGGTCGAGGAGGTCTTCGGCGCGCTGTCCATGCTGCTCAACGGCGGCGGCATCCAGCAGTTGAAGACCATCAGTACCCAGCTGAACGCGGCGCTCACCGGCAACGAGCCGCAGATCCGCGACATGCTCACCCAGGTGAACACGCTGGTCGGCGACCTCGACACGCACAAGCAGGACATCACCGACGCCCTCGACGGCGTCAACCAGCTCTCCGCGACGCTCGCCGCCCGCGACCGGCAGATCGGCACCGTGCTCACCGGACTCAGCCCCGGCCTCAAAGTGCTGGAGCAGCAGCGCGGTTCGCTCGTCACCATGCTGCGCTCGCTCGACACGCTGTCCGGCGTCGCGGTCGACACCGTCAACCGCAGCAAGGACGACATGGTCGCCGACCTCAAGGCGCTGGCGCCCACGCTCCAGCGGCTCGCCGACTCCGGCAAGGACCTGCCCGACTCCCTCCAGGTCCTGGTCACCTACCCCTTCACCGACGAGGTCCTCAACGGCGTCAAGGGCGACTACCTCAACGTCTACCTCGACATGACCGCCGCGCCCGGCACCCGGATCGTCCCGGCGCTGCAACCCGACGACAGCACCTACCCCGGCGTCGGCCCCACCCCCACGCCCACCGACGCCCCCGCGGCGAAGAAACAGGGCGGGCTGCCGCTGCCGCTGCCCTCGGTCACCACCACGGAGGGCCGCTGA
- a CDS encoding MCE family protein: MTALLGRRALSLAIVLAVIAAGAVTAGLLAFGGPGGTRVTAYFDHAVGVYPGSDLRVLGVKVGTVDAVTPQGTQVKVTLTLDHGVKVPAGAGAVVVAPSVVADRYVQLTPAYTGGPRLKDHAVIPATRTATPVEVDQLYDSVTQLSKALGPNGANATGALSDLLDTGAANLDGNGKAIGDSIAQLGAASKTLNGRSDDLFATLSYLQSFTAMLKANDGKVKAATDQLSTVSGFLADDKENLAGALRQLSTALGQVKTFVQDNRARLKTSVTKLEPITQTLVDQRASLAELLDTAPLAADNVLNAYNPRTGALDGRADINELSMGGPLTTPRKAATAGGSTPAGTGASTGTPNAASPPADLPLPLPAVGPAHAANGADR; this comes from the coding sequence ATGACCGCGCTCCTGGGACGGCGCGCGCTGTCCCTGGCCATCGTGCTCGCCGTGATCGCGGCCGGCGCCGTCACCGCCGGCCTGCTGGCCTTCGGCGGCCCCGGCGGCACCCGCGTCACCGCCTACTTCGACCACGCCGTGGGCGTCTACCCCGGCTCCGACCTGCGCGTCCTCGGCGTCAAGGTGGGCACGGTCGACGCGGTGACGCCCCAGGGCACCCAGGTGAAGGTCACCCTCACCCTCGACCACGGCGTCAAGGTGCCGGCCGGCGCGGGCGCGGTCGTCGTCGCGCCCAGCGTCGTCGCCGACCGCTACGTCCAGCTCACCCCCGCCTACACCGGCGGCCCGCGGCTGAAGGACCACGCGGTCATCCCCGCCACCCGCACCGCCACCCCGGTCGAGGTCGACCAGCTCTACGACAGCGTCACGCAGCTCAGCAAGGCCCTCGGCCCGAACGGCGCCAACGCCACCGGCGCCCTGTCCGACCTGCTGGACACCGGCGCGGCCAACCTCGACGGCAACGGCAAGGCCATCGGCGACAGCATCGCCCAGCTCGGCGCGGCCTCCAAGACGCTCAACGGCCGCAGCGACGACCTGTTCGCCACGCTGTCCTACCTCCAGTCCTTCACCGCGATGCTGAAGGCCAACGACGGCAAGGTGAAGGCCGCCACCGACCAACTCTCCACCGTCAGCGGCTTCCTGGCCGACGACAAGGAGAACCTCGCCGGCGCGCTGCGGCAACTGTCCACCGCCCTCGGCCAGGTGAAGACCTTCGTCCAGGACAACCGCGCCCGCCTGAAGACCAGCGTCACCAAGCTCGAACCCATCACGCAGACCCTGGTCGACCAGCGCGCCTCGCTCGCCGAACTCCTCGACACCGCGCCGCTGGCCGCGGACAACGTGCTCAACGCGTACAACCCGAGGACCGGGGCTCTCGACGGCCGCGCGGACATCAACGAGCTGAGCATGGGCGGACCGCTGACCACCCCGAGGAAGGCGGCCACCGCGGGCGGCTCCACGCCGGCCGGGACCGGCGCCTCCACCGGTACGCCGAACGCCGCGTCCCCGCCGGCCGACCTGCCGCTGCCGCTGCCCGCGGTCGGCCCCGCCCACGCCGCGAACGGAGCCGACCGATGA
- a CDS encoding MCE family protein: MRPRFRAPRRLRLRAPARRGRPLFTPLRHRNPVLVGAIGLALLVLAGLVAYNADALPVIGGGTSYSADFSEAAGLRPGNEVRVAGVKVGKVTGVSLDGDKVKVTFRVRHTWIGDASTAAIGIKTLLGEKYLAVDPLGSRPQDPAQRIPKTRTTSPYDVTEAFNGLGRTFGAIDTAQLAASFETISETFKDTPASVRSAATGLAALSKTVSSRDAELADLLSGSKQLTKTLSDQNGRFQALVSDGNLLLDELNKRRDAIHDLLVGTQNLGTQLSGLVADNNRQLAPTLDALDRVTTVLDANQAGLDKALALAGPYYRLVGNTLGNGRWFDSYLCGLVPRNYLPKGTPPTTGCMPPKATGGAS; encoded by the coding sequence ATGAGGCCCAGGTTCCGCGCGCCGCGCCGGCTGCGGCTGCGCGCCCCCGCTCGCCGCGGCCGCCCGCTGTTCACACCGCTGCGGCACCGCAACCCCGTCCTGGTCGGCGCGATCGGCCTGGCGCTGCTGGTGCTGGCCGGCCTGGTCGCGTACAACGCCGACGCGCTGCCGGTGATCGGCGGCGGCACCTCCTACTCCGCGGACTTCAGCGAGGCCGCGGGGCTGCGCCCGGGCAACGAGGTCAGGGTGGCCGGCGTCAAGGTCGGCAAGGTCACCGGCGTCTCGCTGGACGGCGACAAGGTCAAGGTCACCTTCCGGGTCCGGCACACCTGGATCGGCGACGCCAGCACCGCCGCGATCGGCATCAAGACGCTGCTCGGCGAGAAGTACCTGGCCGTCGACCCGCTCGGCAGCCGCCCGCAGGACCCCGCCCAGCGCATCCCCAAGACCCGCACCACCTCGCCGTACGACGTCACCGAGGCGTTCAACGGCCTCGGCCGCACCTTCGGCGCGATCGACACCGCGCAGCTCGCCGCGAGCTTCGAGACGATCTCCGAGACGTTCAAGGACACCCCCGCCTCGGTGCGCAGCGCCGCCACCGGCCTGGCCGCGCTGTCCAAGACGGTCTCCAGCCGCGACGCCGAACTCGCCGACCTGCTCTCCGGCAGCAAGCAGCTCACCAAGACGCTGTCGGACCAGAACGGCCGCTTCCAGGCGCTCGTCTCGGACGGCAACCTGCTGCTCGACGAGCTGAACAAGCGCCGCGACGCCATCCACGACCTGCTCGTCGGCACCCAGAACCTGGGCACCCAGCTCAGCGGCCTGGTCGCCGACAACAACCGGCAACTCGCGCCCACCCTCGACGCGTTGGACCGCGTCACCACCGTGCTGGACGCCAACCAGGCCGGCCTGGACAAGGCGCTGGCGCTCGCCGGGCCGTACTACCGGCTGGTCGGCAACACCCTCGGCAACGGCCGCTGGTTCGACAGCTACCTGTGCGGCCTGGTGCCCAGGAACTACCTGCCGAAGGGCACCCCGCCGACCACCGGCTGCATGCCCCCCAAGGCGACCGGAGGCGCCTCATGA
- a CDS encoding MCE family protein, whose protein sequence is MKRRSLTGPIVKSLIFVLVTAFATAVLAVSIAGAGVGDTTGYNARFTDTTGLVSGDSVRIAGVKVGQVDSIKVVDRRYAQVHFSVQKGRVLPASATATIKYLNMVGQRYIDLAQGTGPVGGVLRPGATIPLDRTTPALDLTQLFNGFQPLFQGLSPTEVNKLAGEIVEVLQGEGGTVDSLISDVGSVTTTLAAKDQVIGQVIDNLNSVLTTVNTREAGFDDLVASLQQLVTGFSQDREPIGQSITAISQLTTSTAGLLDDGRAPLKDSIAQLGRLSTNLADNSPQLEDFLKQTPRKFEAVGRTASYGSWLNLYLCQATVSGVRTSDGSAPPTGIAITEARCRS, encoded by the coding sequence GTGAAGCGCCGCAGCCTGACCGGGCCGATCGTCAAATCGCTGATCTTCGTGCTGGTCACCGCCTTCGCCACCGCCGTGCTCGCGGTCAGCATCGCCGGCGCGGGAGTCGGCGACACCACCGGCTACAACGCCCGGTTCACCGACACCACGGGACTGGTCTCCGGCGACAGCGTGCGCATCGCCGGCGTCAAGGTCGGCCAGGTCGACTCGATCAAGGTCGTCGACCGCCGCTACGCCCAGGTGCACTTCTCGGTGCAGAAGGGCCGGGTGCTGCCCGCGTCGGCGACCGCGACCATCAAGTACCTCAACATGGTCGGCCAGCGCTACATCGACCTCGCCCAGGGCACCGGACCGGTCGGCGGGGTGCTGCGCCCCGGCGCCACCATCCCGCTGGACCGCACCACCCCCGCCCTGGACCTCACCCAGCTGTTCAACGGCTTCCAGCCGCTCTTCCAGGGCCTGTCGCCCACCGAGGTCAACAAACTGGCCGGGGAGATCGTCGAGGTGCTCCAGGGCGAGGGCGGCACCGTCGACAGCCTGATCAGCGACGTCGGCTCGGTCACCACCACGCTCGCCGCCAAGGACCAGGTGATCGGCCAGGTCATCGACAACCTCAACTCGGTGCTGACCACCGTCAACACCCGCGAGGCCGGCTTCGACGACCTGGTGGCCTCGCTCCAGCAGCTGGTCACCGGCTTCTCCCAGGACCGCGAGCCGATCGGTCAGTCGATCACCGCGATCTCCCAGCTCACCACCAGCACCGCCGGACTGCTCGACGACGGCCGGGCGCCGCTGAAGGACTCCATCGCCCAGCTCGGCCGGCTGTCCACCAACCTCGCCGACAACAGCCCGCAGCTGGAGGACTTCCTGAAGCAGACGCCGCGCAAGTTCGAGGCGGTGGGCCGGACCGCCTCCTACGGCTCCTGGCTCAACCTCTACCTCTGCCAGGCCACCGTCTCCGGGGTCCGCACCTCCGACGGCAGCGCGCCGCCCACCGGCATCGCCATCACCGAAGCGAGGTGCCGGTCATGA
- a CDS encoding MCE family protein, which produces MTAADTLPQPAAAPSPPPPPAPRGTRAATARRRTAGIVFLLIPALLAWLAVAVYDKDFSDEATVTVVTGSAGNEMHLGADVKVRGVVVGRVEAIHADGDGARLTLALDPGQLHRIPAGVTAQMLPTTLFGARFVALVPPAGSAPGGPTLRAHALIPQDRSGDAIELQQVLDHVMPLLTAVQPQKLSATLNAVATALDGRGAELGTTLVQLDRYLRGLNPQLPALNDDIEQLVTVSHVYDDAAPDIVQALTDFTRTSGTIAQEQANLSTLYGTATATAQDLTTYLRQNRDNLIRLSADSRGTLGLLARYAPSFPCTLRTLADFVPVMDKALGKGTGQPGLHVDVSTEPSRGKYTPGKDTPVYDATGGPQCYPVPYTGRGTAPLANSPQENELVNELLAPSMDAAPQSLPDWSSLLTGPVFRGTEVTVR; this is translated from the coding sequence ATGACCGCCGCCGACACGCTGCCGCAGCCCGCCGCCGCGCCCTCGCCCCCGCCGCCGCCCGCACCGCGCGGGACGCGCGCGGCCACCGCCCGCCGCCGCACCGCCGGCATCGTCTTCCTGCTGATCCCCGCGCTGCTGGCGTGGCTCGCCGTCGCCGTCTACGACAAGGACTTCAGCGACGAGGCCACCGTCACCGTGGTCACCGGCAGCGCCGGCAACGAGATGCACCTGGGCGCCGACGTGAAGGTCCGCGGCGTCGTCGTCGGCCGGGTCGAGGCCATCCACGCCGACGGCGACGGCGCCCGGCTGACCCTGGCCCTCGACCCCGGGCAGCTGCACCGCATCCCGGCCGGCGTCACCGCCCAGATGCTGCCCACCACCCTCTTCGGCGCCCGCTTCGTCGCGCTGGTGCCGCCGGCCGGCAGCGCTCCCGGCGGACCCACGCTCCGCGCGCACGCGCTCATCCCGCAGGACCGCTCCGGCGACGCCATCGAGCTCCAGCAGGTCCTGGACCACGTGATGCCGCTGCTGACCGCCGTCCAGCCGCAGAAGCTGTCGGCCACCCTCAACGCGGTGGCCACCGCCCTCGACGGCCGCGGCGCCGAGCTCGGCACCACCCTCGTCCAGCTGGACCGCTACCTGCGGGGGCTCAACCCCCAACTGCCGGCCCTCAACGACGACATCGAGCAGCTCGTGACCGTCAGCCACGTCTACGACGACGCCGCGCCCGACATCGTGCAGGCCCTGACCGACTTCACCAGGACCAGCGGCACCATCGCCCAGGAGCAGGCGAACCTCAGCACCCTGTACGGCACGGCCACCGCCACCGCGCAGGACCTGACCACCTACCTGCGGCAGAACAGGGACAACCTCATCCGGCTGTCCGCCGACAGCCGCGGCACCCTCGGCCTGCTCGCGCGGTACGCCCCGTCCTTCCCCTGCACGCTGCGCACCCTCGCCGACTTCGTGCCGGTCATGGACAAGGCGCTCGGCAAGGGCACCGGGCAGCCCGGTCTGCACGTGGACGTCAGCACCGAGCCCTCCCGCGGCAAGTACACCCCGGGCAAGGACACCCCGGTCTACGACGCGACCGGCGGCCCGCAGTGCTACCCCGTCCCGTACACCGGCCGCGGCACCGCGCCGCTGGCCAACTCCCCGCAGGAGAACGAACTGGTCAACGAACTCCTCGCGCCCTCCATGGACGCCGCGCCGCAGTCACTGCCGGACTGGAGCAGCCTGCTGACCGGGCCGGTCTTCCGCGGGACGGAGGTGACGGTGCGGTGA